The Candidatus Equadaptatus faecalis genome contains a region encoding:
- a CDS encoding asparaginase, whose amino-acid sequence MKRILMISTGGTIASEQSENGLVPAVGGASMIRLIPELEGMCNIEYRELLSLDSSNIQPRHWTEIADTVVEEYENYDGFVISHGTDTMAYTASALCWMLEGIRKPVAVTGAQLPIEAPMTDGKRNLFNAFRLASGSRAGVYLVFGGSVIDGSRAKKLYTQNFEAFVSVNTPCAALITRDGFQWAAPEKNLPAFNPRTAADEKVFVYKLVPGASEKVLDFAVQAGYRAIVIEGFGAGGVPNREKSLLPALERALKAGVIVVCITQCIYDGTHLDIYDTGVLAQKLGALSADCMTLEAVVTKLMWALGNTETNEEAKELFLKTN is encoded by the coding sequence GTGAAAAGAATACTTATGATTTCAACAGGCGGCACGATAGCTTCGGAACAGAGTGAAAACGGGCTTGTACCGGCTGTTGGCGGTGCCTCCATGATACGGCTTATTCCGGAGCTTGAAGGAATGTGCAATATTGAATACCGCGAACTGCTCAGTCTCGACAGCAGCAATATACAGCCGCGCCACTGGACTGAAATCGCGGACACAGTAGTTGAAGAGTACGAAAACTATGACGGTTTCGTAATTTCCCACGGCACAGACACTATGGCATACACGGCTTCCGCCCTCTGCTGGATGCTTGAGGGAATCCGCAAGCCTGTTGCGGTTACGGGTGCGCAGCTTCCGATTGAAGCCCCAATGACTGACGGAAAACGCAATCTGTTTAACGCTTTCAGGCTCGCCTCCGGCAGCCGCGCGGGCGTGTATCTTGTTTTCGGCGGCAGCGTTATAGACGGAAGCCGCGCAAAAAAGCTTTACACGCAGAATTTTGAGGCTTTTGTAAGCGTCAACACGCCTTGTGCGGCTTTAATAACGCGCGACGGGTTTCAATGGGCGGCGCCGGAGAAAAATCTGCCCGCGTTTAATCCCAGAACAGCGGCAGACGAAAAGGTTTTCGTTTATAAGCTTGTCCCAGGCGCAAGTGAAAAGGTGCTGGATTTTGCCGTTCAGGCAGGTTACAGGGCAATCGTGATAGAGGGCTTTGGAGCCGGCGGAGTCCCGAACAGGGAAAAAAGTCTGCTTCCGGCGCTTGAAAGAGCGCTCAAGGCGGGCGTTATAGTCGTCTGCATTACCCAGTGTATCTACGACGGGACTCATCTTGACATCTACGACACAGGCGTTCTCGCGCAGAAGCTCGGAGCGCTTTCGGCGGACTGCATGACACTTGAAGCCGTTGTCACGAAGCTTATGTGGGCGCTGGGCAATACCGAAACAAACGAAGAAGCGAAAGAATTGTTCCTGAAAACAAATTAA
- a CDS encoding YfcC family protein: MAEQAKRKFEFPNTWIIIAVMIAVTALLSWIVPSGSYEYQKIDVNGKMRSVAIDGTFKFIAKTAEGVKTTGFLATFGALYRGCVDAAGIFFVMVFCSGTFGVMVKTGAFHAGIGSVLKKFGSKSLWIVPILMVLFGIGGSAFGMLSEFYGFYPLIVGLGIALGYDAMFGFAILALGEYIGFMAATLNPYTVAIAQSISGLPLYSATPFRIVCFVVFMAASAAYLIWYGIKYRKDPTISPVYGLESPHAFTSDALDEYKFDGRTALVLIDLVVTLFILMYGLMEKGWDYPELCGLFTIMSIVAAAIMGWSPNKYCDVFTASAKTILWGAMLTGLAKGIMVVMQDAKIIDTIIYALTNLLRGAPHWVSAQLMLFVQTLINFPVSSGSGQAAVTMPIMAPLADNLGLSRQVACIAFQFGDGLSNLLWPTGGCVIICGIAGIPYEKWLKWFIPLCGILYVLQMIMLQIAVIIGLE, encoded by the coding sequence ATGGCAGAACAGGCAAAAAGGAAATTTGAATTTCCTAACACCTGGATCATTATAGCGGTTATGATCGCTGTAACCGCTCTGCTCAGCTGGATCGTTCCGTCGGGCAGCTACGAGTATCAGAAGATTGACGTCAACGGCAAAATGCGCAGCGTGGCTATTGACGGCACTTTCAAGTTTATCGCGAAAACGGCGGAAGGCGTTAAGACAACCGGATTTCTCGCGACGTTCGGCGCGCTGTACCGCGGGTGCGTTGACGCAGCCGGAATTTTCTTCGTTATGGTTTTCTGCTCCGGCACCTTCGGAGTAATGGTCAAGACCGGCGCTTTCCACGCAGGCATCGGCTCTGTCCTCAAAAAATTCGGCAGCAAATCACTCTGGATAGTTCCTATTCTTATGGTTCTTTTCGGAATAGGCGGTTCAGCGTTCGGTATGCTTTCCGAATTCTACGGCTTCTATCCGCTCATCGTCGGTCTCGGGATTGCGCTCGGCTACGACGCGATGTTCGGTTTCGCCATACTCGCGCTCGGCGAATACATTGGATTTATGGCAGCAACGCTCAACCCGTACACGGTTGCAATCGCTCAGTCGATTTCCGGTCTGCCTCTCTATTCGGCAACGCCGTTCCGCATTGTCTGCTTCGTAGTTTTCATGGCGGCCTCTGCGGCGTATCTCATCTGGTACGGCATCAAATACCGTAAGGATCCGACAATTTCTCCTGTCTACGGTCTTGAATCGCCTCACGCGTTCACAAGCGACGCGCTTGACGAATACAAATTCGACGGCAGAACGGCGCTTGTCCTTATCGACCTCGTCGTAACGCTCTTCATTCTTATGTACGGGCTTATGGAAAAGGGCTGGGATTATCCGGAACTCTGCGGGCTGTTCACTATTATGTCAATCGTTGCCGCGGCAATTATGGGCTGGAGCCCGAACAAATACTGCGACGTGTTCACCGCCAGCGCCAAGACGATACTCTGGGGAGCAATGCTTACCGGTCTGGCAAAAGGCATTATGGTCGTTATGCAGGACGCAAAAATTATCGACACAATAATCTATGCGCTCACAAACCTGCTCAGAGGCGCGCCTCACTGGGTGTCCGCACAGCTGATGCTCTTCGTTCAGACGCTTATCAACTTCCCCGTCTCCTCCGGTTCTGGACAGGCGGCAGTTACAATGCCGATTATGGCGCCGCTTGCCGACAACCTCGGTCTTTCACGCCAGGTGGCGTGCATTGCGTTCCAGTTCGGCGACGGTCTCAGCAACCTTCTCTGGCCGACGGGCGGCTGCGTCATTATCTGCGGTATCGCAGGTATTCCCTACGAAAAATGGCTCAAATGGTTTATTCCTCTCTGCGGAATACTCTACGTTCTTCAGATGATTATGCTGCAGATTGCGGTTATTATCGGGCTTGAATAA